A single region of the Vagococcus teuberi genome encodes:
- a CDS encoding glycoside hydrolase family 130 protein, with product MNINRFENNPLVTPSDVKPLHDGYEVIGAFNAGVAKYLDETLLLMRVAERPISEDDNIIKAPYIDKNSGKLEIIEFRKDDPRYDYSDPRMIKPAGQPDRSIYLTSLSYIRIARSKDGINFTVDEEAFLYPFNDYQIFGVEDARCTQIDDNYYISYTSVSPMGICDSIIKTSDFKTFEDLGNAFAPENKDILLFPEKINGSYYALHRPSLKSMGNYDIWIASSPDLECWGHHEHLLGIREGMWDSGRIGGGLVPIKTEKGWLELYHGATPENRYCMGAVLLDLDDPTKVISRTKDPIMEPDFSYEQNGFFGDVVFGCGGIISGDVLTMYYGVADTSIAGCTLKISDILLKLEEG from the coding sequence ATGAATATTAATCGATTTGAAAACAATCCTTTAGTAACACCATCGGATGTGAAGCCACTTCATGATGGATACGAAGTTATTGGTGCTTTTAATGCGGGAGTTGCTAAATATTTAGATGAGACTTTATTATTGATGCGAGTAGCTGAACGACCAATTTCAGAAGATGATAATATTATCAAAGCTCCTTACATTGATAAAAATTCTGGTAAATTAGAAATTATAGAGTTTCGAAAAGATGATCCTCGTTATGACTATTCTGATCCTAGAATGATAAAACCAGCAGGCCAACCAGATAGAAGTATTTATCTAACCTCTCTATCTTACATTAGAATTGCTAGGAGTAAGGATGGTATAAATTTCACTGTGGATGAAGAAGCTTTTCTATATCCTTTTAATGACTATCAAATATTTGGTGTAGAAGATGCTAGATGTACACAAATTGATGATAATTATTATATTAGTTATACATCGGTGTCCCCAATGGGAATCTGTGATTCAATTATTAAAACAAGTGATTTTAAAACATTTGAGGATTTAGGAAATGCCTTTGCTCCTGAGAACAAAGATATTTTATTATTTCCTGAAAAGATAAATGGCTCTTATTATGCTTTGCATCGTCCATCACTAAAAAGTATGGGGAATTATGATATATGGATTGCATCGTCCCCTGATTTAGAGTGTTGGGGACACCACGAACATCTTCTAGGTATTAGAGAAGGTATGTGGGATAGTGGACGTATTGGAGGTGGATTAGTACCTATCAAAACTGAAAAAGGGTGGTTAGAACTCTATCATGGTGCGACCCCGGAAAATAGGTATTGCATGGGAGCAGTTTTACTTGATTTAGATGATCCAACTAAAGTGATTTCCAGAACAAAAGATCCGATTATGGAACCTGATTTTTCGTATGAGCAAAATGGTTTTTTTGGTGACGTTGTATTTGGTTGTGGTGGGATTATATCAGGTGATGTTTTAACTATGTATTATGGCGTGGCAGATACGTCTATAGCAGGATGTACTTTAAAAATCAGTGATATATTATTAAAACTTGAAGAAGGTTAA
- a CDS encoding phospho-sugar mutase, with protein sequence MNWKDKLTQWREDTNLNKALRHELMNIKDEKELEDRFYRYLEFGTGGMRGEMGVGINRINEYTIKRVAKSLAIYIASHGQDTMNKGVAISYDNRHFSKEFAEITASVLASEGIHVYLSDSMRPTPELSFSVRKFSSFLGVMITASHNPKNYNGFKVYDEEGGQITLEVANELLAILENITDELSINIQPLDMYIEQGTVTLFSKEIDQIYIERLTSVIQNKELVRKKGSELSVIYTPLHGTGAVLLPQAYKTFGFLNLRVVEEQSDGDSGFFTVKSPNPEDRNAFKMALDYAVDSQSDIVIATDPDADRLGVVVFNDTQPVYLNGNQIGLLLLDYLIQFKTPQELNNSFIAKTIVTSDLGGKLAEDYHIEVQNTLTGFKFIGEQIKLSEEINGKKFLFGYEESYGYLVEPFVRDKDAIQAAILLAEVALHCKINNKTLISRLEELYTEYGYYKEDLITYEFKGKNGLEKMNDIMTSFRDKTTQQDFNKLNIERVEDYLTQQIYGPSEKLIESINLPSSNVLKFIFEDDSWVCLRPSGTEPKLKVYFSVNDKLEYKAIEKLNILKEIYNFKISLMDTTTLI encoded by the coding sequence ATGAATTGGAAAGATAAATTAACGCAGTGGAGAGAAGATACTAATTTAAATAAGGCATTAAGGCATGAGCTAATGAATATAAAGGATGAAAAGGAGTTAGAAGATCGATTTTATCGTTATTTAGAGTTTGGAACTGGTGGGATGCGCGGTGAGATGGGAGTAGGAATCAACCGAATTAATGAATACACAATTAAAAGGGTAGCTAAAAGTTTGGCCATCTATATAGCATCTCATGGACAAGATACAATGAATAAAGGCGTAGCTATTTCATATGATAACCGACACTTTTCAAAAGAGTTTGCTGAAATAACAGCCAGCGTGTTAGCATCTGAAGGTATTCACGTTTATCTATCTGATTCAATGAGGCCAACACCAGAACTGTCTTTTTCTGTTAGAAAATTTTCTAGCTTTCTTGGTGTAATGATTACAGCAAGTCATAATCCTAAAAATTATAACGGATTTAAGGTGTATGATGAAGAAGGTGGGCAAATTACTCTGGAAGTTGCAAATGAATTATTAGCAATTTTAGAAAATATTACCGATGAATTATCTATCAATATACAACCATTAGATATGTATATCGAACAAGGGACTGTAACGCTATTTTCAAAAGAAATAGATCAAATATATATTGAAAGACTAACATCTGTTATACAAAATAAAGAGTTAGTTCGAAAAAAAGGATCTGAATTAAGTGTGATTTATACACCACTCCATGGAACTGGAGCAGTATTACTACCACAAGCATACAAAACATTTGGTTTTTTAAATCTTCGTGTCGTTGAAGAACAATCGGATGGAGATTCAGGTTTTTTTACCGTAAAAAGTCCTAATCCAGAAGATAGAAACGCATTTAAAATGGCATTGGATTATGCTGTAGATAGTCAATCAGACATTGTGATAGCGACAGATCCAGATGCTGATAGATTAGGGGTTGTAGTTTTTAATGACACTCAACCCGTTTATTTAAATGGAAATCAAATTGGTTTGTTATTATTAGACTATCTAATCCAATTTAAAACACCTCAAGAGTTAAATAATAGTTTTATTGCAAAAACGATAGTCACATCAGACTTAGGTGGTAAATTAGCAGAAGATTATCATATAGAAGTCCAGAATACATTGACTGGTTTTAAATTTATTGGTGAACAAATTAAATTATCTGAGGAAATAAATGGCAAAAAATTCTTATTTGGTTATGAAGAAAGTTATGGTTATTTAGTTGAGCCATTTGTTCGTGATAAAGATGCAATACAAGCAGCAATTTTGTTAGCAGAAGTTGCACTACATTGTAAGATAAATAATAAAACCTTGATATCTAGGCTTGAAGAATTATATACAGAATATGGATATTATAAAGAAGACCTAATCACTTATGAATTTAAAGGGAAAAACGGTCTCGAAAAAATGAATGATATTATGACCTCGTTTAGAGATAAGACTACACAACAAGATTTTAATAAGCTAAATATTGAAAGAGTTGAAGATTATCTTACGCAACAGATATATGGACCGTCTGAAAAATTAATAGAATCTATTAATTTACCTAGTTCGAATGTATTAAAATTTATTTTTGAAGATGATAGTTGGGTATGTCTAAGACCATCTGGAACAGAGCCGAAATTAAAAGTATATTTTTCGGTGAACGATAAACTAGAATATAAAGCCATAGAAAAATTGAATATCTTAAAAGAAATATATAATTTTAAGATAAGTTTAATGGATACTACGACACTAATCTGA
- a CDS encoding (deoxy)nucleoside triphosphate pyrophosphohydrolase: protein MKKNINVVGAIIIKEGKVFCCQRGLEKSLPGKWEFPGGKIESRETKEQALVREIKEELLISVQLEEKEFASVSFDYDFGRVNLSTFICHLESGEPQLTEHLQSKWVSFDKLNQLDWAPADIPIVEKLMEVGVDE from the coding sequence ATGAAAAAGAATATAAATGTTGTTGGAGCAATTATTATAAAAGAGGGAAAAGTATTTTGCTGTCAAAGAGGGTTAGAAAAAAGTCTACCTGGAAAGTGGGAATTTCCAGGTGGGAAAATTGAATCCAGAGAGACTAAAGAACAAGCATTGGTACGAGAGATAAAAGAAGAACTATTAATTTCAGTTCAACTAGAAGAAAAGGAATTCGCGAGTGTTTCGTTTGATTATGATTTTGGTAGAGTGAATTTAAGTACGTTTATTTGTCATTTGGAATCTGGAGAGCCACAATTGACAGAGCATTTGCAATCTAAGTGGGTATCTTTCGATAAGTTAAATCAGCTAGATTGGGCACCAGCTGATATACCAATTGTCGAAAAACTAATGGAGGTTGGTGTGGATGAGTGA
- a CDS encoding DEAD/DEAH box helicase encodes MSDLLLNKALKKAFIDKNVESQYLNPKFIINDTDKKEFLLSVLQQELLSCQSFILSVAFITQDGLNTIKTQLSDLADKGIKGRILTSTYLGFNHPDVFHSLLNIPNVEVRISNKSGFHSKGYLFTHQMHQTFIIGSSNLTMSALKLNYEWNVKLTSYDNGEMISTIHDHLEKEWESATILSREWIAEFSKTYQPLPKRMTRSEDIITEEVSEYIVPNRMQKEALNSLKELRQSGERKGLVVSATGTGKTYLAAFDVASYQPKRFLFIVHREQILHKAIESFKKVVGGKDTDYGVLSGQKKDLDAKYLFSTIQTISKDGYQELLGPDAFDYILIDEVHKAGASSYIKTLNYFKPNFLLGMTATPERTDGFNIFELFDYNIAYEIRLKDALEENLLCPFHYFGVTDYERDGQVISETSDLTYLTYFERVDFLIDKINYYGCSGNNPKGLVFCSRKDEAKELSRLFNQRGIASSYLSGENSIEEREQVIEELESGKIHYIFTVDIFNEGIDIPKINQVIMLRNTESNIIFIQQLGRGLRKDESKEFVTVIDFIGNYQNNYMIPMALSGDSSRNKNNLRRDTIDVNYMTGLSAINFERVAKERIFKSIDAAKLNSFAELRKSYQRLKNRLNRIPMLYDFEEMGELDPLVIIQREKTYDQFLLKMKEDCPLLTEQERLALKFLSVELLFGGRPHELLVIKKMIMENKTYLSSEDIYKLWDEESIDYNQDILVSALSVLDLSFYEAGLQRNYRPAQLFDQKNNGIAMTDFFNSSRKNTLFMKYVMDVVTTGLKKLEKQGMPSTLCLYSKYRRKDVLRVLNMEFKQNEQGIGGYTYSNNQFAIFVTLDKGKDFKASLMAYEDEFIDEETFRWFTKSPRTIKSPEVQILKDFKNWTIHLFIKRKYNQNDKETDFYYLGEMEPIIDTIEQKEKPTSDNKLKNVVEMDFILKHRVEPDMYEFLTGKIE; translated from the coding sequence ATGAGTGATTTATTACTAAATAAAGCGTTAAAAAAAGCATTTATTGATAAAAATGTTGAAAGCCAATATTTAAATCCTAAATTTATTATTAATGATACAGACAAAAAAGAATTCTTACTTTCAGTGTTACAACAGGAACTATTATCTTGTCAGTCATTTATTTTATCTGTTGCGTTTATCACGCAAGATGGATTAAATACTATTAAAACCCAATTATCAGATTTAGCTGATAAAGGTATTAAAGGAAGGATACTGACCTCAACATACTTAGGTTTTAACCATCCAGATGTCTTTCACTCATTACTAAATATCCCGAATGTTGAGGTTAGAATATCAAATAAATCTGGTTTCCATTCTAAAGGCTATTTATTTACACACCAGATGCATCAAACGTTTATAATAGGTAGTTCTAATTTGACGATGTCAGCTTTAAAACTGAATTATGAGTGGAACGTAAAGCTTACCTCTTATGATAATGGTGAGATGATTTCAACGATACATGACCATTTAGAAAAAGAATGGGAAAGTGCCACAATATTAAGTCGAGAATGGATTGCTGAGTTTTCGAAAACATATCAACCATTACCTAAAAGAATGACTCGAAGTGAAGATATCATCACTGAAGAAGTAAGTGAATATATCGTCCCGAACAGAATGCAAAAAGAAGCCCTAAATAGTTTGAAAGAGCTAAGGCAGTCTGGAGAAAGAAAAGGGTTGGTTGTATCTGCAACAGGAACAGGAAAAACTTACCTAGCAGCTTTTGATGTTGCTTCTTATCAACCAAAACGATTTCTATTCATCGTTCACAGAGAGCAAATATTACATAAAGCAATAGAATCATTTAAAAAAGTAGTAGGTGGAAAAGATACAGACTACGGTGTTTTATCAGGACAGAAAAAGGATTTAGATGCGAAATATTTATTTTCGACAATTCAAACCATATCAAAGGATGGCTATCAAGAATTATTAGGTCCGGATGCGTTTGACTATATATTAATAGATGAAGTTCATAAGGCAGGAGCCTCATCTTATATTAAAACACTAAACTATTTTAAACCAAATTTTCTGTTAGGTATGACAGCGACACCTGAGAGAACTGATGGATTTAATATTTTTGAACTATTTGATTATAATATTGCTTATGAAATTCGTTTGAAAGATGCACTTGAAGAAAACTTATTGTGTCCATTTCACTATTTTGGTGTCACAGATTATGAAAGAGACGGTCAAGTTATCAGTGAGACAAGTGATTTAACCTATTTAACTTATTTTGAGAGAGTCGATTTTTTAATAGATAAGATTAATTATTACGGCTGTTCTGGTAATAATCCTAAAGGGTTAGTTTTTTGTAGTCGAAAAGATGAGGCAAAAGAGTTGTCACGTCTATTCAATCAAAGAGGAATAGCGAGTAGCTACTTATCTGGTGAAAACTCAATTGAAGAAAGAGAACAGGTGATTGAAGAACTTGAATCGGGCAAGATTCATTATATTTTTACAGTCGATATTTTTAATGAGGGAATAGATATTCCAAAAATAAATCAAGTGATTATGCTTAGAAATACAGAATCTAATATTATTTTTATTCAACAATTAGGACGTGGCTTAAGAAAAGATGAGTCAAAAGAATTTGTAACGGTGATTGATTTTATTGGAAATTATCAAAATAACTACATGATTCCTATGGCGTTATCAGGAGATTCGTCACGTAACAAGAATAATTTAAGACGAGATACGATAGATGTTAATTATATGACAGGTCTTTCAGCGATTAACTTTGAGCGAGTTGCAAAAGAGAGAATATTTAAATCAATTGATGCGGCTAAATTAAACTCTTTTGCCGAGCTAAGGAAAAGTTATCAACGTTTAAAAAATAGGTTGAATAGAATACCAATGTTATATGATTTTGAAGAGATGGGTGAGTTAGATCCATTAGTAATTATTCAAAGAGAAAAAACATATGATCAATTTTTACTGAAAATGAAAGAAGATTGCCCATTACTTACTGAGCAAGAGCGATTAGCGCTTAAGTTTTTATCTGTTGAGTTATTATTCGGTGGACGACCACATGAGTTACTTGTGATAAAGAAAATGATTATGGAAAACAAGACTTATTTATCGTCAGAAGACATTTACAAATTGTGGGATGAAGAATCGATTGATTATAATCAGGACATACTAGTATCTGCCTTATCAGTTTTGGATTTATCTTTTTATGAAGCAGGGTTACAAAGAAATTATCGCCCAGCACAGTTGTTTGACCAAAAGAACAACGGAATCGCGATGACTGATTTTTTCAACAGCTCACGTAAAAATACATTATTTATGAAGTATGTGATGGATGTTGTGACGACAGGTTTGAAAAAATTAGAAAAACAAGGTATGCCATCTACTTTATGTCTTTATTCTAAGTATCGTCGAAAAGATGTTTTACGAGTATTAAATATGGAGTTCAAACAAAATGAACAAGGAATTGGGGGCTACACATACAGTAATAACCAATTTGCTATTTTTGTTACTTTAGACAAAGGGAAAGATTTTAAAGCCTCTCTAATGGCTTATGAAGATGAATTTATCGATGAAGAAACGTTTCGTTGGTTTACTAAATCACCTAGAACTATTAAATCTCCTGAAGTCCAAATATTGAAAGACTTTAAAAATTGGACTATTCATTTATTTATCAAGCGAAAATATAATCAAAATGATAAAGAAACAGATTTCTACTATTTAGGAGAAATGGAGCCAATTATTGATACCATTGAACAAAAGGAAAAGCCAACATCTGATAATAAATTAAAGAATGTAGTTGAAATGGACTTTATACTTAAACATCGTGTAGAACCTGATATGTATGAATTTTTAACTGGAAAAATAGAATAA
- a CDS encoding DUF1722 domain-containing protein encodes MEKTNKQLLSQFQSSWAKNKYWVMSRSQQAYNDIRWMAKGNQWTEEKQRIYEQMILDLEQVSPTDKTLRVAFQHIWGYFKKVATPKEKEIYNELIETSPLKSSELEAFLKELSNHYQQPYLIKMRWGLSVCSPK; translated from the coding sequence ATGGAAAAAACCAACAAACAGCTATTAAGCCAGTTTCAGTCATCATGGGCTAAGAATAAATACTGGGTAATGTCTCGTTCACAGCAAGCATATAATGACATTCGATGGATGGCTAAAGGAAATCAGTGGACAGAAGAAAAACAAAGAATTTACGAACAAATGATATTAGATTTAGAACAAGTATCCCCTACTGATAAAACACTACGAGTAGCATTCCAACACATTTGGGGTTATTTTAAAAAAGTTGCAACACCTAAAGAAAAAGAAATTTATAACGAACTAATTGAAACGTCGCCATTAAAAAGTAGTGAGTTAGAGGCTTTTTTAAAAGAATTAAGCAATCATTATCAACAACCATATTTGATAAAAATGCGATGGGGATTGTCAGTTTGCTCACCTAAGTAG
- the yghU gene encoding glutathione-dependent disulfide-bond oxidoreductase has translation MTDYKLPDVWTWEDENNNKGGNRPTAGSRFEQKLPVGSAPFQVYSLGTPNGVKVTILLEELKELGIKDAEYDLYKINIGEGDQFGSDFVSINPNSKIPAMVDQSQTPNIDVFESGSILVYLAEKFGEFLPKDIQDKTEVLNWLFWQVGSGPFVGGGFGHFFHYAPEKLKYPIDRYTMETKRQLDLLDKVLATREFIAGDTYSIADIAIWSWYGQLVLGDLYEGSAEFLDIQSYKHLVEWTHRIAQRPGVKKGMAAEYKAID, from the coding sequence ATGACAGATTATAAATTACCAGATGTATGGACATGGGAAGATGAAAATAACAATAAAGGTGGGAACCGCCCAACAGCCGGCAGTCGTTTTGAACAAAAACTTCCTGTGGGGAGTGCACCATTTCAAGTCTATTCACTAGGAACTCCAAATGGTGTTAAAGTAACGATTCTGTTAGAAGAATTAAAAGAATTAGGAATAAAAGATGCAGAGTATGATTTATATAAAATTAATATAGGTGAAGGCGATCAATTTGGTTCAGATTTTGTTTCTATCAATCCAAATTCTAAAATTCCAGCAATGGTTGATCAAAGTCAAACCCCTAACATTGATGTGTTTGAATCAGGTTCAATCTTAGTTTACTTAGCTGAAAAGTTTGGTGAGTTTTTACCAAAAGATATTCAAGATAAGACAGAAGTATTAAATTGGTTATTTTGGCAAGTTGGCTCCGGTCCATTTGTCGGTGGTGGATTTGGTCACTTTTTCCATTATGCACCAGAGAAATTGAAATACCCAATCGACAGATATACAATGGAAACTAAAAGACAACTTGATTTACTAGATAAAGTATTAGCAACTCGTGAATTTATCGCCGGAGACACATATAGTATTGCAGACATAGCTATTTGGTCTTGGTATGGTCAACTTGTATTAGGTGATTTATATGAAGGATCCGCTGAATTTTTAGATATTCAAAGCTATAAACATTTGGTTGAATGGACTCATCGAATTGCACAACGACCTGGTGTGAAAAAAGGAATGGCAGCAGAATACAAGGCAATAGATTAA
- a CDS encoding LPXTG cell wall anchor domain-containing protein: MERLSQLFQKIDVKTEKVVPEQTNDVKLDLGKVTLIDYSSNHYDDLFGDYHFSVAKPAELQGFKLGELTLKSYHYDASNSTYIAWVSLNHTVKDEKYDSEVYFEAHDESDSIAFKPTKVNMNVTRENSPGEYGPSPFLGGVINDKVPFFETPNGTYYAFIRLIFTNVAQSGENGQEHINNDTVDESSNQQDTPENPTELLGSENNPTGNKVEKQNEKKFVENIKKAGDTSEKYADNKKLPQTSQSNTALSGLMLLLIGSATAVFAKFKFSTK, encoded by the coding sequence GTGGAACGGCTGTCACAACTGTTTCAGAAGATAGATGTTAAAACAGAAAAAGTTGTTCCAGAACAAACAAATGATGTGAAACTTGATTTAGGGAAAGTGACATTGATTGATTATAGTTCGAATCATTATGATGATTTATTTGGAGATTATCATTTTTCAGTTGCTAAACCGGCAGAACTACAAGGTTTTAAACTAGGTGAACTAACACTAAAAAGTTATCATTACGATGCATCAAATTCTACTTATATTGCCTGGGTTTCTTTAAACCATACAGTGAAAGATGAAAAATATGATTCAGAAGTATATTTTGAAGCACATGATGAAAGTGACTCTATTGCTTTCAAACCAACTAAAGTAAATATGAACGTGACTAGAGAAAATTCTCCTGGAGAATACGGTCCTTCACCTTTCTTAGGTGGAGTAATTAATGATAAAGTTCCATTCTTCGAAACACCAAATGGTACTTACTATGCTTTTATTCGTTTAATTTTCACTAACGTTGCTCAATCAGGAGAAAATGGTCAAGAACACATTAACAATGATACTGTTGATGAATCAAGTAATCAACAAGACACTCCTGAAAACCCAACTGAACTTCTTGGATCTGAAAACAATCCTACTGGCAATAAAGTAGAAAAACAAAACGAAAAAAAATTTGTTGAAAACATCAAAAAAGCTGGTGATACAAGCGAAAAATATGCTGACAACAAAAAATTACCTCAAACAAGTCAATCAAATACTGCATTGTCAGGATTAATGTTACTTCTTATTGGTAGTGCTACTGCTGTCTTTGCTAAATTTAAATTCTCTACAAAATAA
- a CDS encoding class A sortase: MGVGNYSLTSHRMLNKEVLFGPIINAKKEMPIYLTDLEYVYEYTINDTSYIQTTDVHVIDDHPKKAELTLITCDETGEGRFMVNAELVKKTLVDKVDERIMSSFYQKQNLYE; encoded by the coding sequence ATGGGTGTTGGAAATTATTCATTGACTAGTCATCGTATGTTGAACAAAGAAGTGTTGTTTGGTCCGATAATCAATGCAAAAAAAGAGATGCCAATTTATCTGACTGATTTAGAATATGTGTATGAATATACAATCAACGATACGTCATACATCCAAACTACAGATGTGCATGTCATTGATGATCATCCAAAAAAGGCAGAATTAACACTAATTACATGTGATGAAACTGGTGAAGGTAGATTTATGGTAAATGCAGAACTTGTCAAAAAAACGTTAGTAGATAAAGTCGATGAAAGGATAATGTCATCTTTTTATCAAAAACAAAATTTATATGAATAA
- a CDS encoding stage II sporulation protein M codes for MKNINLVKEVIFIKLIDVKKSTTYLRTTLLIIILVGFITFMIHPDLKSIIESTPTLTSTPNKLVKLMQYIINNGLKVPFSMLVLALIPVPYIYFFNIFLSATLGGVVFGAVLSYSISTGLNLIVASIPHSIIELTAFCIWASSLYYLNLWIRNKLHKRAINTTFWFELKRCVLHYIRYVLPLIIIAACLETFLTDKILNLLN; via the coding sequence ATTAAAAATATTAATTTAGTTAAGGAGGTTATTTTCATTAAACTCATTGATGTAAAAAAATCCACCACTTATTTACGTACGACACTCCTGATTATCATATTAGTAGGTTTTATCACCTTTATGATTCATCCTGATTTAAAAAGTATCATAGAATCTACCCCTACGTTAACAAGTACGCCAAATAAATTGGTTAAATTAATGCAATACATCATCAATAACGGATTAAAAGTGCCCTTCTCTATGCTTGTACTGGCTCTAATCCCTGTTCCCTATATTTATTTCTTTAATATCTTTTTGTCAGCGACATTAGGTGGCGTTGTGTTTGGTGCTGTTTTGTCATACTCAATCAGTACAGGATTAAATCTAATCGTTGCTTCAATCCCTCATTCTATTATAGAGCTCACGGCCTTTTGTATTTGGGCATCAAGCTTGTATTACCTAAACCTCTGGATAAGAAATAAATTACATAAAAGGGCAATTAATACGACTTTCTGGTTTGAACTAAAACGTTGTGTCCTGCACTATATCAGATATGTCCTACCTTTAATTATTATAGCAGCCTGTTTAGAAACCTTTTTAACTGATAAAATATTGAATTTACTTAACTAG
- a CDS encoding PLP-dependent transferase: protein MDKQEENIKKIIEFLEKHPRIANVYYPGSSSDVEVEIQKKQASGIGAVFSIELVSEASPEKFVDALDIINLAVSLGGVESLICHPASMTHDYYSTELRAKIGLSEGLLRLTIGIENADDLIKDLEQALDKAV, encoded by the coding sequence ATGGATAAACAAGAGGAAAACATAAAGAAAATCATTGAGTTTCTTGAAAAACATCCTAGAATAGCAAACGTCTATTATCCTGGTTCATCATCAGACGTTGAAGTAGAGATTCAGAAAAAACAAGCTTCAGGTATTGGAGCGGTATTTTCAATCGAACTAGTGTCAGAAGCAAGTCCAGAAAAATTCGTTGATGCATTGGATATTATTAATTTAGCAGTTAGTTTAGGTGGAGTAGAGAGTTTAATTTGTCACCCAGCCAGTATGACTCATGATTATTATAGTACAGAGTTACGTGCAAAAATCGGCTTATCAGAAGGCCTGCTTAGATTAACCATAGGAATTGAAAACGCGGATGATTTAATTAAAGATTTAGAGCAAGCTTTAGATAAAGCAGTTTAA
- a CDS encoding GNAT family N-acetyltransferase — MTKIELAVINEEDLLDIWEISYGPKADLEWMKYNGPYFNDPIMNWEEFSSGFGKSLINDPLSKAILFNNKIVGLVTAYWEDGELKQWLDIGILIYDSSLWEKGIGSVALYQWIVHLFNLFSYLPHIGFTTWSGNEGMQKIGEKCNMEKEAVIRKVRYLNGVYYDSIKYGILREELLG; from the coding sequence ATGACAAAAATTGAATTAGCTGTGATTAATGAAGAAGATTTACTTGATATTTGGGAAATAAGTTATGGGCCAAAAGCAGATTTAGAATGGATGAAGTATAATGGTCCATATTTTAATGACCCTATTATGAATTGGGAAGAATTTTCTTCTGGATTTGGGAAAAGTTTGATTAATGATCCTTTAAGTAAAGCGATACTTTTTAACAATAAGATTGTTGGATTAGTGACTGCTTATTGGGAAGATGGAGAGTTGAAGCAATGGTTGGACATAGGGATTTTAATATATGATTCATCTTTATGGGAGAAAGGGATAGGTAGTGTCGCTCTATACCAATGGATAGTCCATTTATTTAATTTATTCTCTTATTTACCACATATAGGTTTTACTACTTGGTCTGGAAATGAAGGGATGCAAAAGATTGGCGAAAAGTGTAATATGGAAAAAGAAGCAGTAATAAGAAAAGTCAGGTACTTAAACGGAGTATACTACGATTCAATTAAGTATGGAATTTTAAGAGAAGAGTTACTTGGATAA
- a CDS encoding MepB family protein: MQSLPYINHHFHSPSLINEEQNAEYEGVCFYHDTKFYRSRLANKTPKKAGYFVAFWEKDDQLKNQAFSYEDAPDITLVWIIDADKKGVFMFPKEILLQKNILQTKSQKGKMGIRVYPTWESNLNQTALKTQEWQSHYFKCLST, translated from the coding sequence GTGCAATCTTTACCCTATATTAATCACCATTTTCACTCTCCTTCCTTAATCAATGAAGAACAAAATGCTGAATATGAAGGAGTCTGTTTCTATCATGATACGAAGTTTTACAGAAGTCGTTTAGCTAATAAAACACCGAAAAAAGCTGGTTACTTTGTCGCTTTTTGGGAAAAAGATGACCAATTGAAAAATCAGGCTTTCTCATACGAAGACGCACCAGATATAACACTAGTTTGGATTATCGACGCCGATAAAAAAGGGGTTTTTATGTTTCCAAAAGAGATATTGTTACAAAAAAACATTTTACAAACAAAATCTCAAAAAGGAAAAATGGGGATCAGAGTTTATCCTACATGGGAGTCTAACTTAAACCAAACAGCACTAAAAACACAAGAGTGGCAATCACATTACTTTAAATGTTTGAGTACATAA